From Streptomyces griseorubiginosus, one genomic window encodes:
- a CDS encoding glycosyltransferase: MSPTPHSTAFTHSPGRTVAFQAPGGPAHAGSGTARVEIVVPVYNEERALPGCVRTLHARLTESFPFPWRITVADNASTDGTLTVARRLAAELPGIDVVHLDRKGRGLALRLVWACSDADIVAYMDVDLSTGLDGLLPLVAPLATGHSDIAIGSRLAPGARTVRGPRREFVSRCYNAIIRLTHGVRFTDAQCGFKAARTEVLRPLLKVTRDDAWFFDTELLLLAEHNRLRVHEVPVDWVEDVDTRVDVVSTATDDLKGLWRMARLKASGAARIELPRRPAPAAEHPDAVLATPTGRGVLSWEIGCFLAIGIASTIGQALLYWLLRGWWEPAAANLVSLLLLTVLNTEANRRLTFRQVETRPARAHLGAGALFVLGYLVTSGAVLWFRHTDPGASAAAETVVLAVASVAVTAVRFAVLRLAVFRSKTTA, from the coding sequence ATGTCACCCACCCCCCACAGCACGGCTTTCACGCACAGCCCCGGCCGGACCGTCGCCTTCCAAGCCCCAGGCGGGCCCGCCCACGCCGGGTCCGGGACGGCGAGGGTGGAGATCGTCGTGCCCGTCTACAACGAGGAACGCGCTCTGCCCGGCTGCGTGCGTACCCTGCACGCACGGCTGACCGAAAGCTTCCCGTTCCCCTGGCGCATCACCGTCGCCGACAACGCCAGCACAGACGGCACGCTCACCGTCGCCCGCCGCCTCGCGGCGGAGCTGCCCGGCATTGACGTCGTGCACCTGGACCGCAAAGGCCGCGGCCTGGCCCTGCGCCTCGTGTGGGCGTGCAGCGACGCGGACATCGTGGCCTACATGGACGTGGACCTGTCCACCGGTCTGGACGGGCTGCTGCCGCTCGTCGCCCCGCTCGCCACAGGGCACTCCGACATCGCGATCGGCAGTCGACTAGCGCCGGGCGCGCGTACTGTGCGCGGGCCGCGCCGCGAGTTCGTCTCCCGCTGCTACAACGCAATCATCCGGCTCACGCACGGCGTGCGCTTCACCGACGCCCAGTGCGGATTCAAGGCCGCCCGTACGGAGGTGCTGCGCCCTCTGCTGAAGGTGACCCGGGACGACGCCTGGTTCTTCGACACCGAACTGTTGCTGCTCGCCGAGCACAACCGGCTGCGTGTCCACGAGGTGCCGGTCGACTGGGTGGAGGACGTCGACACCAGGGTCGACGTGGTGAGCACGGCCACCGACGACCTCAAGGGGCTGTGGCGGATGGCGCGGCTGAAGGCGTCCGGCGCCGCCCGCATCGAACTGCCCCGCCGCCCCGCACCGGCTGCCGAGCACCCGGACGCCGTGCTCGCAACCCCGACGGGGCGGGGCGTGCTGTCGTGGGAGATCGGCTGCTTCCTCGCGATCGGCATCGCCTCGACCATCGGGCAGGCGCTGCTGTACTGGCTGCTGCGCGGCTGGTGGGAGCCCGCAGCCGCCAACCTAGTGTCGCTGCTGCTCCTGACGGTGCTGAACACCGAGGCGAACCGCCGCCTCACCTTCCGGCAGGTCGAAACGCGGCCCGCGCGGGCACATCTGGGCGCGGGTGCACTGTTCGTGCTCGGTTACCTGGTCACTTCCGGGGCCGTGCTGTGGTTCAGGCACACCGACCCCGGGGCCTCGGCGGCTGCCGAGACCGTCGTCCTGGCCGTCGCGTCCGTCGCGGTCACCGCCGTCCGCTTCGCCGTGCTGCGGCTCGCTGTCTTCCGCAGCAAGACCACCGCCTGA
- a CDS encoding ArnT family glycosyltransferase, producing the protein MNESHRTLSVTPVSDSPPETPPRSLLAWAAPAALGAILLVAAVLYGWALGSLGWGNSYYSAAVKSMGKSWTYFLFGSYDPAGVVTIDKPPAALWPQVVSSKIFGLHGWALILPQVIEGVAGVFVLHRTVRRWAGEPAALLAAVVLTLTPITVAINRDNNPDTLLVLLLVSAAYALTRALQTGGRAATWWLCASGFLIGCGFLTKMLAAWMVVPAFTLAWLVGGGGAWAARVWRLLTAGAVLAVSSLWWVAMVALWPGDRPYIGGSEDGSAWDLVVGYNGLGRVLGSSDGSSQTMGGMGGGFGGAAGLGRMFNTQVGGQISWLLPTCAIALALAVVCTVLLRRGRLDRSGVLPVPGWLLWGTWLIVCVAVFSTQKGIFHPYYTTQLAPAIAALCGGMLASLVRVHRVGVTWAPWAGAAAVAVTAGWAMVLIRRTPDWNGWLIWPVLLIGCAAIALLLSRRGGNLLLGGAAAAVVSMLVAPGAWAANVSASSGSSSLMGGANPTAGPRSSLSAFGMSGIPGQGSSGYQGSSGMPSGMPSGMEGFPGGGSGSGQQSGQPSSGMPSGMPGDDQGGGMPSGLPSGLPSGFPGAPGGSGSASGGLPSFPGGSGAMSGGSALTSDQRKMLNYAVKHSPKARIKLAVSGGASATNAFILNSDETVIGMGGFMGSDDAPSVDQLKKWTGSGELRYVVGSDNAGGGAMTRPGMSQENATDRSEWISKNCTKVSASAYGGNKTSQQNTGSAAPFGASVLYDCAAR; encoded by the coding sequence ATGAACGAGTCCCACCGGACCCTGTCCGTCACGCCGGTGTCCGACAGTCCCCCGGAAACTCCTCCTCGCTCCCTGCTCGCCTGGGCGGCGCCGGCCGCTCTCGGCGCGATCCTGCTCGTCGCAGCCGTGCTGTACGGCTGGGCGCTCGGTTCGCTGGGGTGGGGCAACAGCTATTACTCCGCTGCCGTGAAATCGATGGGGAAGAGCTGGACCTACTTCCTCTTCGGCTCCTACGACCCGGCCGGAGTCGTCACCATCGACAAGCCTCCCGCCGCGCTGTGGCCCCAGGTCGTCAGCAGCAAGATCTTCGGGCTGCACGGGTGGGCGCTGATCCTCCCGCAGGTGATCGAGGGCGTGGCCGGCGTGTTCGTGCTGCACCGCACCGTGCGCCGCTGGGCGGGGGAGCCGGCCGCGCTGCTGGCCGCCGTGGTCCTCACCCTCACCCCCATCACCGTCGCCATCAACCGGGACAACAATCCCGACACCCTGCTCGTCCTGCTGCTGGTGTCGGCGGCGTACGCGCTCACCCGTGCCCTGCAGACCGGCGGCCGGGCGGCGACCTGGTGGCTGTGCGCGAGCGGGTTCCTGATCGGGTGCGGGTTCCTCACCAAGATGCTCGCTGCCTGGATGGTCGTCCCCGCGTTCACTCTCGCCTGGCTCGTGGGGGGCGGGGGAGCGTGGGCCGCCCGGGTGTGGAGGTTGCTGACCGCGGGTGCGGTGCTGGCGGTGTCCTCACTGTGGTGGGTAGCGATGGTGGCGCTCTGGCCGGGGGACCGGCCGTACATCGGCGGCAGCGAGGACGGGTCGGCCTGGGACCTGGTGGTCGGGTACAACGGCCTTGGCCGGGTCCTCGGCTCCAGCGACGGCTCGTCGCAGACGATGGGCGGCATGGGCGGAGGCTTCGGCGGCGCAGCGGGTCTCGGCCGCATGTTCAACACCCAGGTCGGCGGACAGATCAGCTGGCTGCTGCCGACCTGCGCCATAGCCCTGGCGCTCGCGGTCGTGTGCACGGTGCTGCTCCGCCGCGGGCGACTGGACCGGTCCGGCGTGCTGCCCGTCCCGGGTTGGCTGCTGTGGGGGACCTGGCTGATCGTGTGCGTGGCCGTGTTCTCCACGCAGAAGGGCATCTTCCACCCGTACTACACGACCCAGTTGGCCCCGGCGATCGCTGCCTTGTGCGGTGGGATGCTGGCGTCCCTGGTCCGTGTCCACCGAGTCGGCGTGACGTGGGCTCCCTGGGCCGGTGCGGCGGCCGTGGCGGTGACGGCGGGCTGGGCGATGGTTCTGATCCGCCGTACGCCGGACTGGAACGGGTGGCTCATCTGGCCCGTGCTGCTGATCGGCTGCGCGGCGATCGCACTCCTTCTGTCCCGGCGCGGTGGGAACCTGCTCCTGGGAGGGGCGGCTGCCGCGGTGGTGTCGATGCTCGTGGCACCGGGGGCGTGGGCGGCGAACGTGTCGGCTTCCTCGGGCTCGTCGAGTCTCATGGGCGGCGCCAACCCGACAGCGGGACCGAGGAGTTCGCTGTCGGCCTTCGGAATGTCCGGCATACCTGGGCAGGGCTCGTCGGGGTATCAGGGATCGTCGGGAATGCCGTCCGGGATGCCTTCGGGTATGGAAGGCTTCCCTGGCGGGGGTTCCGGCTCGGGGCAGCAGAGCGGTCAGCCGTCGAGTGGAATGCCCTCCGGGATGCCCGGTGATGACCAGGGCGGCGGGATGCCGAGCGGCCTCCCGAGCGGCCTCCCGAGCGGTTTCCCCGGTGCGCCCGGTGGGTCGGGCTCGGCCTCTGGCGGTCTGCCCTCCTTCCCCGGTGGATCTGGCGCCATGTCCGGCGGCTCAGCACTCACCTCCGACCAGCGCAAGATGCTCAACTACGCCGTGAAGCACTCACCGAAGGCGCGGATCAAGCTCGCTGTGTCAGGCGGCGCCAGCGCCACCAACGCGTTCATCCTGAACAGTGACGAGACGGTGATCGGCATGGGCGGCTTCATGGGCTCCGACGACGCGCCCTCGGTCGACCAGCTGAAGAAATGGACCGGGAGCGGTGAGCTGCGCTACGTCGTTGGATCGGACAACGCCGGCGGTGGAGCGATGACGAGGCCCGGCATGTCGCAGGAGAACGCCACTGACCGCTCGGAGTGGATCTCCAAGAACTGCACCAAGGTCTCGGCGTCGGCGTACGGAGGCAACAAGACGTCTCAGCAGAACACGGGCAGTGCGGCGCCCTTCGGCGCTTCAGTGCTCTACGA